The Mastacembelus armatus chromosome 9, fMasArm1.2, whole genome shotgun sequence genome contains a region encoding:
- the mblac2 gene encoding acyl-coenzyme A thioesterase MBLAC2 — MSAADWYAHKSLGDGLFWIQERFYQSENRANIWLLRGTHQDVVIDTGLGLRSLPEYIDSKGLLGKDPQRKNPLLAIATHAHFDHSGGLHQFQQVGVHSAEVDALANGDNFETVTWLSDREIAEAPCPGWRARHYKVKAVQPTHILQEGDVINLGDRQITVLHMPGHSRGSICLHDRDNKLLFSGDVVYDGAMIDWLPYSHVSDYISSCERLVGLVDSEQVDQVLPGHYNTFGAKRLHRIASTYISRAGTCPAKFSTFAWSTLARVALRVSNPQSVC, encoded by the exons ATGTCTGCAGCCGACTGGTACGCTCACAAATCGCTCGGAGACGGACTCTTCTGGATCCAGGAGCGGTTCTACCAGTCAGAGAACCGGGCCAATATTTGGCTGCTCCGCGGCACACACCAGGACGTGGTAATAGACACGGGTCTGGGCTTGAGGAGCTTACCTGAATACATCGACTCCAAGGGGCTACTCGGCAAAGATCCGCAGAGAAAGAACCCACTGCTTGCCATCGCCACACACGCCCACTTCGACCACTCGGGTGGTCTGCATCAGTTTCAACAGGTGGGCGTCCACAGCGCCGAGGTCGATGCCCTGGCCAACGGAGACAACTTCGAGACGGTTACCTGGCTCAGTGACAGGGAAATAGCAGAGGCTCCCTGTCCGGGATGGAGGGCAAGGCACTACAAAGTGAAGGCTGTGCAGCCCACGCACATACTACAGGAGG GTGATGTTATCAACCTTGGTGACAGACAGATAACAGTGCTCCACATGCCTGGTCACTCTCGCGGCAGCATTTGCCTCCATGACCGTGACAATAAGTTGCTTTTCAGTGGTGATGTGGTGTATGATGGTGCCATGATTGACTGGCTGCCCTACAGCCATGTCAGTGACTACATCAGCAGTTGTGAGCGTCTGGTGGGGTTGGTGGACAGCGAACAG GTTGACCAAGTTCTCCCAGGACACTACAACACATTTGGTGCAAAGCGGCTACATCGGATTGCATCCACGTATATTAGCAGAGCTGGAACCTGTCCTGCAAAGTTCTCCACGTTTGCCTGGAGTACTTTGGCTCGGGTGGCACTGCGGGTGTCCAACCCACAGAGTGTCTGTTAA